The region GCTGCTGTGAACCACATGGACAGAACAGCTGTACGCGGTAATATTATTGATTCTATTTTCGAAGCCCGTGATCGTGGCATTGAAATGAGTAAATAATTCGCAAAGAAAGACTAAGGGCGCATTCACAGGATGCGCCCTTTTTTTGTGCAAAATTCCATGAAAAAGTCCCCGCACAATACTATCGCGCGAGGACTTTTTTATAACAAACGACTTAGCTACTGTTCCGATATCCTACCGAATAAACAGCATAAGCATACAATATTTTGAGATTATGATGCCTTTGTGCCTGCTGGAACTTCACCGGAAGCAGTAAGCATTTCCATGCCATCAGCAGTCTTCAGAGCCAGCATCATACCGTGAGATTCAAGCCCACGAATTTTACGTGGCTTCAAGTTCGCCACAACAACCACCTGACGACCACGAAGATCATCAGCGGTAAAGTGCTCTTTCAGACCAGCAAGAATCTGACGCGGCTTTTCTTCACCAAGATCAACTTCACAGCGGAACAAACGGTCAGCTTTAGGGTGATCTTCAACAACAAGTACTTTGCCAACGCGAAGGTCTACCTTAGTAAAATCGTCAAACTCAATAGGTGCTGCAACATCCTGTGCAGGAGCTTTTTCTTTTTTGGCTGCCTGTTCTGCTGCTTTTGTTGCTTCTTCAATTTCTTTACGGAGTTTATCGATATCCACACGCGGGAACAGGTTAGACCCCGGAGCAATTTCAATACCTACTGGCAGAACACCCCATGCCTCAATTTCAGCAGGAATATTGGCGCATGCAGGATCAAAATCAAGACCAAGCTGAGCAACAAGTTTTTCAGCAGATTCCGGCATTACCGGCCACAAGTGAATTGCAACCTTACGCATGCATTCAAGCATGGTGTACATAACAGTACCAAGGCGCGCAGTGTCGCCCTCTTTTGCAAGTGTCCACGGCTGACTTGAATCTACGTATTTATTCAAAGCACGAACAAGTTCCCACAGTGATTCAATACCATAAGAAAAACGGACGTTATCGAACAGCTGCTGGAAGTTTTTACAAGAGTTGGATGCAAGCTCGCGCAATTCCATATCTGCTTCTGTGTACTCTGCTGGCTGCGGAACAACGCCACCAAAGTATTTTTTAACCATAGACAACACACGGCTGAAGAGGTTGCCAAGATCGTTTGCAAGCTCTGCATTCTGACGCATTGCAAGTGCTTCTTCAGAGAAGCTTGCATCGTTCCCAAAATGCATGTCACGCAGAAGGAAGAAGCGGAACGTATCGTTACCGTACTTTTTCGCCATATCGAGCGGAGCAACTACGTTACCGAGAGATTTAGACATCTTGGTATCGTTAACAAGCCAGTACCCATGTACATTCAGGTTATTGTATGGGGTAAAACCAGCAGCTTTCAGCATTGTAGGCCAGAAAATTGCGTGCGGCTTAAGAATATCCTTTGCTACAATATGCTGTACTTCCGGCCAGAATTTTTTGAAATTCTCTCCATCAGGGTATTCGAGAGCTGAAACATAGTTCAACAACGCATCAAACCACACATAGGTAACGAAGTTGTTGTCAAACGGAAGCTCAACACCCCACTCAAGGCGTGATTTAGGGCGGGAAATACACAAGTCTTCCAATTCGCCACTATCAAGCAAAGAAAGAACTTCCTTGCGGTAGCGCTCTGGACGAATAAAGTCAGGATTATCCAGAATGTGCTGCTTCAACCAATCCTGATATTTAGACATTTTGAAGAAATAGTTTTTCTCTGCAATGTACTCAGGTTTGGTCTGGTGCTGAGGACAAAGACCGTCTTCTAATTCTTTTTCAGTATAAAAACGCTCACAGCCGTAGCAGTAATGTCCGCCATATTCACCGAAGTAAATGTCACCGGAATCATACACTTTCTGCAATACATCCTGCACAACTTTTTTATGAGCAGCATCTGTTGTGCGAACAAAATGGTCATTGCAAATACCAAGTTCCGGCCACAGGTCTCTGAAAAGCTGGCTGATCTGGTCAGTGTATTCCTGCGGGGTGCATTTATTTTTTTCAGCAGCCTGAACAATTTTATCGCCGTGCTCGTCTGTACCGGTAAGAAAGAACGTTTCTTTACCCATCATCTGCTGAAAACGCTTCATGGTATCAGCAATGATTGTTGTATAGGCGTGTCCAAGATGTGGCTTAGCATTCACATAGTAAATCGGAGTCGTAATATAAAAACGTTCCAAGAGAATCTCCCGACGGCTTCGTCCGCTGGAAACGGACGCTGGATTCTTTGTTGTATTTTCTGGCTGCACACAACCGCATGCAGCAACACTCATTCTATCGTATTTCTTGAGAAAGACTTCATTACTACACAGTAATGAAGTCTTCTTCTCAAGCTTAATTCAATCGGTACACCGAACTAGTCGTTAGATTTCGGTTTGCGCTTACGTTTGCGCTTACCACGGCTAGTGCGCTTTACAGGCTCGGCGCTTTTAACTCCAGGCTTGCGGATCAACTGCTCACGCAGCGTTTCCACATCAACACCTTCAGCCTTTGCGCGCTCTTCAAGTTCTTTTTCCATCTCAGCACGGCGCTGTTCTTCTTCTGCTGCTTCTTTTGCTTCCTGCTCTTTACGGGCGGCATCTTCCTCAGCTTTCTTAGCAGCAGCACGTGCGGCATCCTGTAATGCCTGATCTGGACGAGTGGCTTTCATCTCTGCCCATTCCTCAAGAGTAACTTCCATCTCTTCATTAAATTCTGAGAGCAAAGAAACACTGTTGCGGAACATGTTTGCACGGAGAACTTTTACAGAGCCATCTTCGGTAAAGTACTTTTTACCAAGTTTAGGACATGCACGGTGAAATTCTTCATAGTTTTGCTGTTCATAGGAAAGACAGCAAAGCAAGCGACCGCATATGCCGGATATTTTTGCAGGGTTAAGGAATAGATTCTGCTCTTTTGCCATCTTGATGGTTACCGGAGCAAATTTACGCAAAAATCTGCGGCAACAGCAAACCATACCGCAGTTACCTACAGCACCCACCATCTGCGTTTCATGACGCACACCAATCTGGCGCAGTTCTATACGGGTGCGGTAATTTTTAACAAGATCTTTTACAAGTTCTCTAAAATCAATCCGATTAGGAGCGGTAAAATAAAAAATTATTTTGCTGCGATCAAAAAATACTTCAACATCAACAAGCTTCATATCAAGCTTACGCTGTCGCACGCAATCTAAGCAGTACTGAAAAGCTTCACGAGAAAGCCCTTCATTTTCCTGATGCCGTACGAGATCTTCATTTTCCGCAAGTCTGTTGACTGCCTTCAACTCATCACTCTCTGCATCCTCTGGCACATCGTCGCGCAAAACAACAACTTCACCAAGCCCCTGCCCCTGATCCACAACGACCCAGTCGCCCATCGAGACTTCCAGATCTTTTATTTCAAAATAGTATATGTTCCCGTATTCCCGGAACTTAACACCGGCTATTGATGACATGGTTATCCACTCTTCATGCTGCTGCCACAGCAGCACGTATATGTTATATGCTGAGCTTAAAAAAGCATGCAGCATTTATTTATTGATAAGAACATTTCTTTTCGGCTTTATTGACGCTCGTGTCAACAAATCGAATATAAGGTTGTGTTCTGGCGCATTCATGTTTATGAAAAATCGTTCGCATGATTTTGTAAATGTATTTTAGGAGAATAAAATGATTGATCGTGAGAGCGCTTTTCAATTGCTGGAGATGCAAAACCCTGAGCCACATCTTGTGCACCATGCTCTGCAAACCGAGGCAGTTATGAACGGTCTTGCACGACATTTTGGTGAAGATGAAGCTCTCTGGTCCATCACCGGTCTTTTGCACGATCTTGATTTTCCGAGCACAAAGGAAACACCTGAAAAACATGGAAAGCAATCTGTTGAACTACTCAAAGGAAAGCTTCCAGAAATAGCACTGAATGCTATTCTTGCCCATAATTCGGAATACACAAAACACGACCCCACCACAAAACTCGATATAGCACTGAGATGTGCTGAAACAGTTACCGGCCTTATTGCCACGAATGCGCTTGTTCGACCCAATGGCATGGAAGGCATGAAACCTAAAAGCTTAAAAAAGAAAATGAAAGACAAAGCATTTGCTGCGTCTGTCAGTCGTGACCGAATTAGAGAGTGCGAGAAACTGGACTTGGATTTAGGACAGTTTTTTCAACTGGCCATTGAATCCATCACTCCCATAGCTGATTCTGTTGGATTAGCTAAACGTACATAGCATAAGGATTCACAATCATGAAACTTTCTTTTGTTATTGTAACAAATAACACAAGCAAATTCATCGGGCGCTGCCTCAATTCCATTAAGGAAACCATTGATAATCAAACCGCATCCAAATTTGATGCTGAAGTCATCGTTGTTGACAACGCATCTTCTGACGACTGCGGCAGTATAGCAAAAACAGCTCTTCCAGAGATTGAGCTTATCCAAAACTCTGACAACAAAGGCTACGCCGCTGCGGCTAATCAGGCGATTGAACACGCAACTGGCGACCTTATTGTATTTGTTGACCCTCGTGTTGAAGTTCTTGCAGGTTCTGTCCGTCGCCTGATGGATCAGTTTGCAACCAACGCTTCCTGTGCTGTTGCCGGTGGTAAAATTGTAGGCACTGACAATCTCAGCCTTAAAACAGTTGACCGCCTTCCAGGACTTGTTGCTAACTTTAAACGCATGTTCGGATGCACCTGCTCAAAAACTCGCAATGCAGAACAGCCTATGAGTGTGGACTTTGTTCCTTTCACTTTTGCTGCTGTGCGTCGCGACATTATTACCAAACTCGGCCAGCTTGACGAGCGTTTCTACGCAAGTCTTGCAGATGCAGACTTCTGCCGCCGTGTGGTAAAAGCTATTAACCCATCTTACGCAATCTACTACGTGCCGCAGGCAACTGCACGCGTTCTTGATAAATTCTCTCTGCAATGCGAATGCTCAGACTACGCGCTTCATGGCGCAGATGTAGTTAAAGCACGCACACGTAGTGAGCAAATGTACTTCTGGAAACACTACTGCTCCTTCACCGCCCTTTTCTTTGGTGGTATGGACATGCTCGTATTTGCTGTACGCTTTGCAGCATACCTTATTCCGGGTGTAGGTTCTAAAGATAAACGCGGCTATGCTTGCAGCGTTTTCAGTGAATCTGCTAAAGCAATGCTTGCTACACAGCTTGGAACTCAGTTTCCAGCAGAGTAATACTCTGAAATATCGTTTCTAGCGATGACCTCAAAAAGGGATGCACAAGATGTGTATCCCTTTTTTTGTAGCTAGAAACTACCCTTATACAATTTGCAGCACCAGCTCTTCCCCTATAGCAAGGCAACACAAAAAGACAATACATAGTAAGTATTTATAAACAAACACTACGCATATCCCTTCTACCACGGCATGCTGGTTGAGTATTTATAGATTCTGTATTGTTTCTTAATTGCACTGGAAGCTCCAAAGAACTTGCTGCTACTATGAACTAAGGAAATCCCAAAACTACCAGCAACACGCGGAGAGACTATGCTTCAAATACAAGCACGCGGCGGGGGAGCTGCCATTGACAGCACTACATTTTCTGAAATTTTAGGAACCATGCCGACCCCGAAGGAACTTGAGGTGTTAGTAAAAGTGTCAGCAGCATCAATAAACCCTGTTGATACTAAAATGCGTATGCGCACCCCACCCAAAGAACACTTTGTTCCCGGTATGGACACATGCGGCATCATTACGGAGGTTGGCTCTGAAGTCACAAACTTCAAGAAAGGTGACCGCGTCTTCTTTATGGGGCAAACCAAATACTCCGGTTCGTTTGCACAATATCAGCTGGCAGATGCCAGAACAATTGCCCTAGCACCTGATCTTTCATCCGATGCCGAAGCAGCAGCACTACCTGTTGCAACGTTCACAGCCTATGATGCTCTTTTTACCCGCCTTGGCTACATATCATCATCCAACGCAAATGCTGAAAAAACAATACTCATAATCGGCGGTGCTGGTGGTGTAGGTTCCATGGCAATACAACTTGCCAAATGGGCTGGGCTAACAGTGATTGCTACGGCGTCTCGCGAAGAGACAGCAGAATGGTGCAAAGATTTGGGGGCAGACTATGTCATAAACCACAACAAAGACATGGATGAGCAGGTACGTAATCTTGATATGAAATGGATGCATTCGATTTTCTGTACAACTCACTTGAGCAGGCATTGGGCTTCAATGGCTGCGCTCATCAGACCACAAGGGTCTGTTGTCTTGATTGATGATCCTGAGGAGCCGCTCGACATCCGCATGTTTAAAACAAAGTCCGTACAACTTTGCTGGGAATTTGCTTTAGTCCGAACAATGTACGAAACATCCGACATGCACATGCAAGGTTTCATTCTTGCGAAAATCGCGCAGTTAATCGATACGTTACAGATTCGTTCTCCGTTAACAGAAACACATTACGGATTAACTGTCGCCAACGTGCAGAAAGCCCATGTCCGGCAGGAAAGCAACGCAATGGTAGGAAAACAAGCAATAATTATTGCTCCATAATCTGTACTATTTTGCCCAGCGCTCTTGCACGCCCATAAACATGTGCCACAAAATCGGCACAATAAAGAGAGTTAGCAGCGTGGCAGTACATAGTCCTGTTACAAAGGTGGCAGCCATTGTTCCCCAGTTCAGGGAGTAATATGGTATACCCACTGCCATTGGCAGCAAACCGAGTGTTGTTGTCAACGTTGTGAGCAAAATTGGGCGTAGTCGCATACGCACGCCCTTATACACAGCCTTATCTCTATGCATCCCTTCTCGAACCAAATTATTGAGGAAGGCAATAAGCACCAGTGAGTCATTTACAACAACACCTGTAACCCCGATTGTCGCGATAAAACTGTTAATAGTGAATAATGTGCGAGTAAGAAACACGCCGTACACAACACCTATAAAAGCAAACACAACCGCAGAAAGAATGATAAGCGGCTGCACATATGAATTAAACTGTGTTGCTAAAATCATATAGATTACCAGCAATGCAATAATAAACGCAAACATGAGAGACGAATAAGACTTTTGTGTCGATTCATATTCTCCGGCAAAGTTAAGAGTTGCACCGGGATATTCTGACCGGATTGTTTCATAATGCTTTTGCACTTCTTTTACGACATACGCGGGAGAATAAGGCGAGCCGGACTTCAAGTTCGCAGACAACGTAATGGCGCGTTCCCCTTGAAATCTGTTAAATTGCCCCGGTTCTGTATACGTCTGGATAGTGACAATATCTTGAAGACGGATAGAACCACCATCCTCTTCAATCACGGGGATAGCCATCGCATCTTCAGGGGTTTGCAAATAACGTTCATCAACTTGTAGGCGCAAATCAATATCCTCGTCATCTGCCCTGAACTCTCCTACGAGCGAACCATCGAGAACAGACCCCGCCAGACGAGCCACATACCGAGGCGTCAGCTCATATTGTGACACACGCATCACATCAGGGATAAATCTAATAATCCTGTTTGGATACCCCGTATCAGGGCGCAGATCGACAAGATATTGTGCAAAATCGTCATGCTTTTTCAAATAACTCCAAATAGCTTGTGTTAGTTGATTCACTTTCTCAGTATCCACACCCATAACACGTATGGTTAGATCTTTGCCCGTCGGTGGGCCATCTGATTCTGCACGAACCCGCACGACCCATGAATCCCCCCAATGTTCATGCGCATAGGCGGTCATCTGTTTTCGCATTCTATCCAAATGAGCTATTGG is a window of Halodesulfovibrio sp. DNA encoding:
- the metG gene encoding methionine--tRNA ligase, producing the protein MERFYITTPIYYVNAKPHLGHAYTTIIADTMKRFQQMMGKETFFLTGTDEHGDKIVQAAEKNKCTPQEYTDQISQLFRDLWPELGICNDHFVRTTDAAHKKVVQDVLQKVYDSGDIYFGEYGGHYCYGCERFYTEKELEDGLCPQHQTKPEYIAEKNYFFKMSKYQDWLKQHILDNPDFIRPERYRKEVLSLLDSGELEDLCISRPKSRLEWGVELPFDNNFVTYVWFDALLNYVSALEYPDGENFKKFWPEVQHIVAKDILKPHAIFWPTMLKAAGFTPYNNLNVHGYWLVNDTKMSKSLGNVVAPLDMAKKYGNDTFRFFLLRDMHFGNDASFSEEALAMRQNAELANDLGNLFSRVLSMVKKYFGGVVPQPAEYTEADMELRELASNSCKNFQQLFDNVRFSYGIESLWELVRALNKYVDSSQPWTLAKEGDTARLGTVMYTMLECMRKVAIHLWPVMPESAEKLVAQLGLDFDPACANIPAEIEAWGVLPVGIEIAPGSNLFPRVDIDKLRKEIEEATKAAEQAAKKEKAPAQDVAAPIEFDDFTKVDLRVGKVLVVEDHPKADRLFRCEVDLGEEKPRQILAGLKEHFTADDLRGRQVVVVANLKPRKIRGLESHGMMLALKTADGMEMLTASGEVPAGTKAS
- the ricT gene encoding regulatory iron-sulfur-containing complex subunit RicT gives rise to the protein MSSIAGVKFREYGNIYYFEIKDLEVSMGDWVVVDQGQGLGEVVVLRDDVPEDAESDELKAVNRLAENEDLVRHQENEGLSREAFQYCLDCVRQRKLDMKLVDVEVFFDRSKIIFYFTAPNRIDFRELVKDLVKNYRTRIELRQIGVRHETQMVGAVGNCGMVCCCRRFLRKFAPVTIKMAKEQNLFLNPAKISGICGRLLCCLSYEQQNYEEFHRACPKLGKKYFTEDGSVKVLRANMFRNSVSLLSEFNEEMEVTLEEWAEMKATRPDQALQDAARAAAKKAEEDAARKEQEAKEAAEEEQRRAEMEKELEERAKAEGVDVETLREQLIRKPGVKSAEPVKRTSRGKRKRKRKPKSND
- a CDS encoding zinc-binding alcohol dehydrogenase family protein, producing the protein MLQIQARGGGAAIDSTTFSEILGTMPTPKELEVLVKVSAASINPVDTKMRMRTPPKEHFVPGMDTCGIITEVGSEVTNFKKGDRVFFMGQTKYSGSFAQYQLADARTIALAPDLSSDAEAAALPVATFTAYDALFTRLGYISSSNANAEKTILIIGGAGGVGSMAIQLAKWAGLTVIATASREETAEWCKDLGADYVINHNKDMDEQVRNLDMKWMHSIFCTTHLSRHWASMAALIRPQGSVVLIDDPEEPLDIRMFKTKSVQLCWEFALVRTMYETSDMHMQGFILAKIAQLIDTLQIRSPLTETHYGLTVANVQKAHVRQESNAMVGKQAIIIAP
- a CDS encoding glycosyltransferase; its protein translation is MKLSFVIVTNNTSKFIGRCLNSIKETIDNQTASKFDAEVIVVDNASSDDCGSIAKTALPEIELIQNSDNKGYAAAANQAIEHATGDLIVFVDPRVEVLAGSVRRLMDQFATNASCAVAGGKIVGTDNLSLKTVDRLPGLVANFKRMFGCTCSKTRNAEQPMSVDFVPFTFAAVRRDIITKLGQLDERFYASLADADFCRRVVKAINPSYAIYYVPQATARVLDKFSLQCECSDYALHGADVVKARTRSEQMYFWKHYCSFTALFFGGMDMLVFAVRFAAYLIPGVGSKDKRGYACSVFSESAKAMLATQLGTQFPAE
- a CDS encoding HD domain-containing protein, with amino-acid sequence MIDRESAFQLLEMQNPEPHLVHHALQTEAVMNGLARHFGEDEALWSITGLLHDLDFPSTKETPEKHGKQSVELLKGKLPEIALNAILAHNSEYTKHDPTTKLDIALRCAETVTGLIATNALVRPNGMEGMKPKSLKKKMKDKAFAASVSRDRIRECEKLDLDLGQFFQLAIESITPIADSVGLAKRT